CTGCACGCCCTCGCCGCTCACGTCGCGCGTGATCGACGGGTTTTCGCTCTTACGGGCGACCTTGTCGATCTCGTCGATGTAGATGATCCCGGTCTCGGCCTTCTTGACGTCGTAGTCCGCGGCCTGGATCAGCTTGAGCAGGATGTTCTCGACGTCCTCGCCGACGTAGCCGGCCTCCGTCAGCGCCGTCGCGTCGGCGATGGCGAACGGGACGTTGAGCATGCGGGCCAGGGTCTGGGCGAGGAGCGTCTTGCCCGAACCCGTGGGGCCCAGCAGCAGGATGTTGGACTTGGCCAGTTCGATCGCGTCGTCACGGCCCTGCGCGCCGCCGTTCTCGCCGGCCTGGACGCGCTTGTAGTGGTTGTACACGGCGACGGAGAGGGCCTTCTTCGCCGGCTCCTGGCCGACGACGTACCCCTCCAGGAACTCGTAGATCTCGCGGGGCTTGGGGAGTTCCTCCCACCGCACCTCGCTCGTCTCCGCGAGTTCCTCTTCGATGATCTCGTTGCAGAGGTCGATGCACTCGTCGCAGATGTACACACCGGGTCCCGCGATGAGCTTCTTCACCTGCTTCTGGCTCTTTCCGCAGAACGAGCACTTGAGCAGATCGCCGCCATCACCGATGCGTGCCACGAGGTGCTTCCCCTTCGCCTGGGAGCGCTTGGTTCAGCGACTCCTGGTGCCTCATATTCGACGGTACCTTGCCGGGCCCCCCGTTCGGGCCCCCCTTGGCACGGTTCACATGGTCGCGATTCGGCCACACGAGCCGGGAGAACCGTGCCGAGGGAAGGTCGGGCGCGTCAGTGTGCCGCGGCGGCCGTGCTCTTGCGGGTCGAGACGATCTGGTCGATCAGGCCGTACGCGAGGGCGTCCTCGGCCGTCAGGATCTTGTCGCGCTCGATGTCGTCGCGGATCTTCTCGATCGGCGTGGTGGAGTGCTTGGCCAGCATGGTCTCCAGCTGGTCGCGCATCCGCAGGATCTCCTTGGCCGCGATCTCCAGGTCGGAGAGCTGCTCGCGGCCGGTGCCGCCGGAGGGCTGGTGGATCAGCACACGGGCGTTCGGCAGGGCCATCCGCTTGCCGGGGGTGCCGGCGGCGAGCAGCACGGCCGCGGCGGAGGCCGCCTGGCCCATGCAGACCGTCTGGATGTCGGGCTTCACGAACTGCATCGTGTCGTAGATGGCCGTGAGGGCGGTGAAGGAGCCGCCCGGGCTGTTGATGTAGATCGAGATGTCGCGGTCCGGGTCCATCGACTCCAGGCACAGCAGCTGCGCCATGACGTCGTTGGCCGAGGCGTCGTCGATCTGCACGCCGAGGAAGATCACGCGCTCCTCGAAGAGCTTCGCGTACGGGTCGTACTCGCGCACGCCCTGCGAGGTGCGCTCGACGAAGCGCGGGACGACGTAGCGGTTGTCCATCGGCGCGCCGGTGTAGAGGCCGCTCGGGGAGAGGTTGTTCTGCATCTGGGTGTTCACCGTCCTGGTGGCGTTCGGAGGGGGCTGGGGGCTCTGCGGCTGGCCGGCGCTCAGGCGCCCGTGCCGCCGCCGCCCGGAACACCCGCGGCGTGCGTGATGATGTCGTCGATGAGGCCGTACTCCTTGGCCTCCTCCGCGGTGAACCAGCGGTCGCGGTCGCCGTCGCGGATGATCGTCTCGACGGTCTGGCCGGAGTGGTGCGCGGTGATCTCGGCCATGCGCTTCTTCGTGCGCAGCAGGTACTCGGCCTGGATCTTGATGTCGGAGGCGGTGCCGCCGATGCCGGCGGAGCCCTGGTGCATCAGGATGTCGGTGTTCGGCAGCGCGAAGCGCTTGCCGGGGGTGCCGCCGGTGAGCAGGAACTGGCCCATCGAGGCCGCCATGCCCATACCGATGGTGACGACGTCGTTCGGGATGTACTGCATGGTGTCGTAGACGGCCATGCCGGCCGTCACGGAGCCACCGGGGCTGTTGATGTAGAGGTAGATGTCCTTCTCCGGGTCGGCGGCCAGGAGGAGCATCTGCGCGGTGATCTTGTTCGCGATCTCGTCGTCGACCTGCTGGCCGAGGAAGATGATGCGCTCGCCGAGCAGCCGGTTGTAGACATGGTCGCCGAGGCCACCACCGATGGACGGCTCACCCGCGGCGTAAGGCTTCAGATTCGTCACGTATCCACCTGCTCGTCTCCGACGGCCCCGGGCCGTCTCAGCGTCTCGTTCTGAGGGCAGTGCCCCCGTATCCATGGACCCTAACGCGCAGGTAGGACAACGCCATCCCGGTTCCCGAACTGTTCGCTGGGAGCGCAAGGTAGTTGGCGGCGCATAAACGGTCCGCGTACGTCCACGGGCCCGGCCGCACAGCAGTGCGGCCGGGCCCGTGGCACGGTACGGCGCGCGCGGGGCGGAGCCCCGGCGTCGGCCCGGTGGGGCCTTACTTCTCCTCGGCGACCTCGGCCTCGCCGGTGACGGCCTCGACCGTCTCGGCGGCGGCCTCGACCTCGTCCTCGTCGTCGGAGAGGTCGACGACCTCACCGTTGGTGTCGACGACCTTGGCGGCCTCGACGACGACCGCGAGGGCCTTGCCGCGGGCGACCTCGCCGACCAGCATCGGCACCTGGCCGCCCTGGACGACGGCCTGGGCGAACTGGTCGGGGGACATGCCGGAGGAGGCGGCACGGCGGAACAGGTGCTCGGTGAGCTCGTCCTGCTCGACGTTCAGCTTCTCCTTGGAGACGAGCTCGTCGAGGAGGAACTGGGTCTTGATGCCCTTGACCGCCTGCTCCTTGGTCTCGGCCTCGAACTCCTCGACCGTCTTGCCCTGGAGCTCCAGGTACTTCTCCAGGCTCAGGCCCATCTGGCCGAGCTGGTGGTGCTCCAGGTTGTGCTTGCGGGTGTTGACCTCGTCCTCGAGGAGCTTCTCGGGGACGGGGATCTCCGCCAGCTCCAGGAACTTCTCCAGGACGCGCTCCTGGGCCTGGGTGGCCTGGTCGAACTGCTTCATGTTCTCGAGGCGCTTGCGGCTGTCGGCCTTGAGCTCGTCGAGGGTGTCGAACTCCGACGCCATCTGCGCGAACTCGTCGTCCAGCTCGGGGAGCTCACGGGCGGCGACCTCGGTGACCTTGACGGTGACCTCGGCGTCCTTGCCCGCGGCGGAGCCGCCCTTCAGCTGCGAGGTGAAGGTGGCCTCGCCGCCGGCCTCCAGGCCGGTGACGGCGGCGTCGATGCCGTCGAGCAGCTCGCCGGAGCCGATGGTGTACGAGACACCGTCGGCGACGCCGTCGGGCAGCACCTCGCCGTCGACCTTGGCGGTCAGGTCGAGGGTGACGACGTCGCCCTCGGCGGCGGCGCGCTCGACCTTGCTGGTGGACGCGAAGCGCTCGCGGAGCTGCTCCACGGACTTCTCGACGTCCTCGTCGGTGACCTCGATGGCGTCGACCTCGACCTCGATGCCGGAGTAGTCCGGGATCTCGATGGCCGGGCGGACGTCGACCTCGGCGGTGAAGGCCAGCAGCTCGCCGTCCTTCAGCTCGGTGATGTCGACCTCGGGCTGGCCCAGCACGTTGACCTCGGCCTCGTTCACGGCCTCGGTGTAGAACTTCGGGAGCGCGTCGTTGACGGCCTCCTCCAGCACGGCGCCGCGGCCGAACCGCTGGTCGATCACACGAGCCGGGATCTTGCCCTTGCGGAAGCCCTTGACCGTGACCTGCTGGTTGATCTTCTTGTACGCCGCGTCGAGGCTGTCCTTGAGCTCCTCGAAGGGCACCTCGACAGTGAGCCGAACCCGGGTCGGGTTCAGGGTCTCCACGGCGCTCTTCACGGTTCGGTCTCCTTGTGGCTGATTCCTGGATTCCGGACGGGCCGCGCGGGGCGGTTCCGGCCGATGGGCCCGGTCAGAAAGACACACGGGCTCGCAGCTTGCATAGTAACCGCACGTGGGATGAGGCCCACAACGTGATCAAGAACCCGCGAGGTCGGGGCCCCGGGGGGATCGTGAGGATCATGCTGGTCGGGGTGGCGGGATTTGAACCCACGGCCTTCCGCTCCCAAAGCGGACGCGCTACCAAGCTGCGCCACACCCCGTCGGTGCGACACGTAGGGTACATGTACGGGGACGCTGCGACGCCCCCTCTTTTTCGGGGCGTGCACGGACGGCTCCGGACCGGCTACGATGCTGTCCGTGCCGCGGCCTTCCGCCTGTGGCGCGTTCCGTGCGGGCGTAGCTCAATGGTAGAGCCCTAGTCTTCCAAACTAGCTACGCGGGTTCGATTCCCGTCGCCCGCTCTGTGTACGGCTCCGGCCCGGTCCCTCGTCGAGGGACCGGGCCGGAGCCGTTCCGCGTCAGAACTTGATGGCGCCGATCGTCTGGGTTATCGAGTCCAGGAAGCGCTGGATGTCGTCCGCCATGCCCGTGGAGGCGAGGAAGAAGCCGAAGAGGACGGCGACCACGGCCGGCCCGCCCTTGAGGCTTCCGCCGCGGATCAGCACCACGAGGACGATCGCCAACAGCAACACCACAGACAGCGAAATGGCCACAACTGATCACACCCTCGGTCGGTCCCTGCCCAGCCCGGGGTATGTATCCGGACACCCCCGCGCCTCCATCGTGCCACCAACCCCTTTGCCCTCGGCGGGGGGTGACGAATCGTGGGACGCGTCACGGCGCCGAAAGGTTCAGGCGGGGCGGGAGATCAGGACGAGGGCGCGGTCGTCGTTGACGTCCTTGGCGACCGCCTCGATGAGGTGCCAGGCGACGCCCTCGAAGCCGCCGGGGACGCAGCGGTCGGCCTCGCCGGTGAGCCGGTCGATGCCCTCGGCGAGGTCGCGGTCGGCGGCCTCGACGAGTCCGTCGGTGAAGAGCATCAGGACGTCGCCGGGGTGCAGGGTTCCCTTGACCGGGTGGAACTCGGCGCCGTCGTAGACGCCGAGGAGGGGCCCGTCGCCGTCCTTCTCCTCCCAGCGGCCGGTGCCGGAGTGGAGCTGCAGCGCGGGCAGGTGGCCGGCGGAGAAGAGCTCGTAGTCGCCGGAGTCCAGGTCGAGGACGAGGTGGATGGAGGTGGCGAAGCCCTCGTCCCAGTTCTGCCGGAGCAGATAGCCGTTGGCGGCGGGCAGGAAGCCGTGCGGCGGGAGCGAGCCGAGGAGGCCGCCGAAGGCGCCGGAGAGCAGCAGGGAGCGGGAGGCCGCGTCCATGCCCTTGCCGGAGACGTCGGTGAGGACGACCTCCAGGGTGCGGCCGCCGTGGGTGCGGGCGGCGACGACGAAGTCGCCCGAGAAGGACTGTCCGCCGGCCGGGCGGAGCGCCATCTCGCGGTGCCAGCCGCGCGGCAGCCGGGGCAGCGCGCTCTGCACCCGGAGCCGTTCGCGCAGGTCGAAGAGCATGGTGCCGCCGCGCCGCCAGGGCACCCCGACCCGGGCCCTGAACTGGGCGATGAGCAGGCCGAAGAGACCGCAGGCGGCGACCACCAGGACGGTGCCGGGGGTGACGCGGGCGGGCCCCTCGCCGTACGGGCCGAGGATGGTGGACTCGACGATCAGGCCGCCGGCTGCCGCCGCGTACAGGCCGAGCAGGCTGGCGGGCCGCAGCAGCAGTCCGCCGGCCACGATGGGCAGGACGAGGGCGGCGGGCGAGCACCAGACCGGGTCGAGGACGGTGCCGCAGACGATGGCGGGGATGGTGAGCAGCAGCCCGGCGAGGGCGAGCCGGTCGGAGGTGCCGCCGCGGAAGTAGTCGACGCCGGTCCGGCGCAGCACGACGCGGGCCCGGTGGGCGCGCCTGCGCAACCGGGCCGTGTACGTGTTCACTCCGTGGTGGGCCATTGGCCTGGACCCTATCCACCCCGGCCGGTCCCGTGCAGGGGTACCCCGGTGACAAGGTGCGTGAAATCGGGTCGCCTCGGGCGAGGACCGCTGATATCGATGGCATATGACGACTGAACTGCGGGTGCTGGACCCGTCGGAGTGGGATCGCTGGTTCGCGACGCTGGAACTCGCCTTCGGGGGGCTGGCGGAGGAGCCGGAGGAGCGGGCGCTGTGGCGGGACCTGACCGAGTGCGGGCGTTCGCTGGCGGTCTGGGAGGGCGCGTCGCCGGTGGCGACGGCGGGGGCGTTCTCGTTCCGGCTGACCGTGCCGGGCGGGGCGTCGGTGCCGGCGGCCGGCGTGACGATGGTGAGTGTGGCCGGAACGCATCGGCGCCGGGGGCTGCTGACGTCGATGATGCGCCGGCAGCTCGACGACGTCCGGGCGGCGGGCGAGCCGCTGGCGGTGCTGACGGCCTCGGAGCCGGTCATCTACGGGCGGTTCGGT
The Streptomyces roseofulvus genome window above contains:
- a CDS encoding ATP-dependent Clp protease proteolytic subunit, giving the protein MQNNLSPSGLYTGAPMDNRYVVPRFVERTSQGVREYDPYAKLFEERVIFLGVQIDDASANDVMAQLLCLESMDPDRDISIYINSPGGSFTALTAIYDTMQFVKPDIQTVCMGQAASAAAVLLAAGTPGKRMALPNARVLIHQPSGGTGREQLSDLEIAAKEILRMRDQLETMLAKHSTTPIEKIRDDIERDKILTAEDALAYGLIDQIVSTRKSTAAAAH
- a CDS encoding ATP-dependent Clp protease proteolytic subunit; amino-acid sequence: MTNLKPYAAGEPSIGGGLGDHVYNRLLGERIIFLGQQVDDEIANKITAQMLLLAADPEKDIYLYINSPGGSVTAGMAVYDTMQYIPNDVVTIGMGMAASMGQFLLTGGTPGKRFALPNTDILMHQGSAGIGGTASDIKIQAEYLLRTKKRMAEITAHHSGQTVETIIRDGDRDRWFTAEEAKEYGLIDDIITHAAGVPGGGGTGA
- the tig gene encoding trigger factor, translating into MKSAVETLNPTRVRLTVEVPFEELKDSLDAAYKKINQQVTVKGFRKGKIPARVIDQRFGRGAVLEEAVNDALPKFYTEAVNEAEVNVLGQPEVDITELKDGELLAFTAEVDVRPAIEIPDYSGIEVEVDAIEVTDEDVEKSVEQLRERFASTSKVERAAAEGDVVTLDLTAKVDGEVLPDGVADGVSYTIGSGELLDGIDAAVTGLEAGGEATFTSQLKGGSAAGKDAEVTVKVTEVAARELPELDDEFAQMASEFDTLDELKADSRKRLENMKQFDQATQAQERVLEKFLELAEIPVPEKLLEDEVNTRKHNLEHHQLGQMGLSLEKYLELQGKTVEEFEAETKEQAVKGIKTQFLLDELVSKEKLNVEQDELTEHLFRRAASSGMSPDQFAQAVVQGGQVPMLVGEVARGKALAVVVEAAKVVDTNGEVVDLSDDEDEVEAAAETVEAVTGEAEVAEEK
- a CDS encoding PP2C family protein-serine/threonine phosphatase — translated: MAHHGVNTYTARLRRRAHRARVVLRRTGVDYFRGGTSDRLALAGLLLTIPAIVCGTVLDPVWCSPAALVLPIVAGGLLLRPASLLGLYAAAAGGLIVESTILGPYGEGPARVTPGTVLVVAACGLFGLLIAQFRARVGVPWRRGGTMLFDLRERLRVQSALPRLPRGWHREMALRPAGGQSFSGDFVVAARTHGGRTLEVVLTDVSGKGMDAASRSLLLSGAFGGLLGSLPPHGFLPAANGYLLRQNWDEGFATSIHLVLDLDSGDYELFSAGHLPALQLHSGTGRWEEKDGDGPLLGVYDGAEFHPVKGTLHPGDVLMLFTDGLVEAADRDLAEGIDRLTGEADRCVPGGFEGVAWHLIEAVAKDVNDDRALVLISRPA